The genomic window CTCCGCTCCTCCGTTGGGATTGAGCGGAGCTCGAAGCGTAGCGTTTTGAGCGTAGGGCACGGCTGAAAGGTCCTTCTTCGCTAGGCCGTCGAAGTAGGATTGGGCAATTTTTCGCAACTGTGCCTCCCGCTTGGCCGCGGTGCCCTCTCTGCTGACCGATTTCTTGACGGAGCGCTTTTTCACAGCTCACCTCCGGCTAGCTCATCAAACGGGATTGAATGGAATTTGCGGCCCCTCGGAAAGCTAGCCCAAATCCATATGTGGCTTGCCTGTCGTCATGCCATGTAGAACTCCCAGGCGATGCGGTCCGGGTCTTTGAAGGCGACATAACGCTTACCAAGGGTTTCGTCGAGCTTCACGCCCGTGTTCTCGACTCCCGCCGACGAGAGCGCCTTGGCGACCCTCTCCAGCTCGGCCGCATCCGCGCAGGCGAGCGAGATGTGATCCAGTCCAACGCGGAATGGGTTGAAGACGTCTCCCGGCGGCGTGCCGGCTTCCGGCCCGCGCACCGCGACCGCGGTCGAGCCCGCGCCAAAGATAAACAGGTTCGGCTTCTCCAGTAGAACGGGGAAGCCGAGTGTTTCGGCATAGAAGCGCTTGGAGCGTTCCAGATTGGTGGAGCGCAATGCCACGTGGTGGACACCGGGAGTTTTTATGTTGATTTTCACGAGGAGCTCCTTTCTGCGCACCTAACGCTCGGCCGGTTGCCCGTGCAAGGCGGGAACCAGGGCTCGGCAGACTGGGTCGCTGTCATCGGCTCAGATCATCAAGCAAGCGATGATGCGAAATCGTATGGATGATTACAGGGAACGAATCACTCTCGCAGGACATCTTAGGCCGCGCCGATGGCCAAGTCAACGCGAAGAAGGAACGAAGGAAGTACAGGAGGTTGAGGAGGCAAAGGGGATTCAGGAAGCAGAGGAGGTAGAGGAAGCAAAGGAGGTAGAGGTAGAGGAGAGGAAAAGATGGCCGGCCGGAGGCCGGCGCTACGGCGTTATTGGTTTTCGTTTAGTGCGGGAGCCCGACGCGGCCATGACGAGGGCGAAAGCAGAACTAAAGGGTAACCAGAAGCGGTCCGCAGGCAAGGCCCTCGAAAGAAAAAGGAGGGACGAGCCCGCTCGTCCCTCCTTGCTCCCCGATGGGCCTCAGGAACCTTCGGTGCAGCCCCCAGCCGCGCACCGCTTGGTACAGAGGGTTCACCCTGCCTGCCCTGAACGAAGTGAAGGGAAGGCTTCACTCTAAAGGGAACGAACCCCCCTGAGCCTACCGAGGAATCTTGCTCCCGGGCTCCCGAGGCTTCGGGACTACGACCCGGAGGTGTTGGCCGCGCTCGAAACGGCTGTCTTGG from Candidatus Acidiferrales bacterium includes these protein-coding regions:
- a CDS encoding VOC family protein, translating into MKINIKTPGVHHVALRSTNLERSKRFYAETLGFPVLLEKPNLFIFGAGSTAVAVRGPEAGTPPGDVFNPFRVGLDHISLACADAAELERVAKALSSAGVENTGVKLDETLGKRYVAFKDPDRIAWEFYMA